The nucleotide window GAAAAAATAAAAATTGATTCTAATGAAAAAAAAGATTGGTTGTCAACCAAATGCTAAAGCTTTAATCATTAAATGATAAAATTTCATATACATTGTGATTGCCTAATAATAATATCTGGCAATGCCAATAATAATGCTGTATGTATATCCTGATATTTTAGTTTGACAGTTATCATGCCTATTCTATTTGGTTTTTGGGAGAAGACTTTTTATGATAGAAAACAGGACATCTGATAAATTCATCAAAAAAAAAGCATTGTCCTCATCCCTGAGGATTATCATCCCTTTATATGCAACCTATGTTCTGTTTGTCCTGAGTGTTTTTCTGGTTTTTATACCCAATGAGAAAAAACATATGATGAATCTGAAAAAGGAAATAATCCGTGAACTTACGGTAACCGCCTGGAGTTTGCTGTCAGAATATGATCAAAGGGTAAGGCAAGGAGAATTGAGCATTGAAACTGCTGAACAGTCTGCAATAAGGCAAATTCGAAATTTGCGCTATGGCCCTGAAGGCAAAGATTATTTCTGGATAGTCGATATGCAGCACCGGGTGATTATGCATCCTTATATGCCAGAACTCGAAGGTAAGGATCAGGTAAATTCAACCGATTCCAACGGAAAATATATTTTTGCAGAATTTGTCAACACTGTTAAAATGAAAGGTTCCGGTTATGTGGAATATGTTTGGCAATGGAAAGATGATTCTAAAAAGGTTGGTCCGAAAGTTTCATATGTAAGCGGATTTCTTCCATGGAGCTGGATTATCGGGACTGGTATATATCTTGAAGATGTCCGTATGGAGATCGACACGACCATCCAGGGGTTTGTCAAAATTTTTACGGGGGTTCTTGCCATTATTATTTTGTTGTCATTTTATATCACATGGCAGGCATTTAAGGTCGATAAAAAAAAAATCCTTGCAGAAAAAGCAAAACATTTTGAGGAATTGAGGCTTAAAAAATTATTGGAATTAAGCCAGATGTCGAATGCTTCACTCAGAGAACTGACTGGGTTTGCATTGGAGCAAGCAATTAAGTTGACCCAGAGTGATATAGGATACCTGGCTTTTTTAAATGATGACGAGACTCAACTGACCATGCACACCTGGTCAGAAGAAACCATGAAACAATGTGAAATTATTGATAAAAAATTGGTATATCAGGTAGATGAAATAGGAATGTGGGGCGAGGCTGCAAGACGCAGAAAAACCGTTATTATCAATGATTATGATAATTTGAAGTCTCCGGCAAAAAAAGGATATCCTCATGGGCATGTAAAAATTTCCCGTATGATGAGTATTCCAATATGTGACAATGAAAAGATTGTGGCATTGGCAGGTGTGGGTAATAAACATGAGAATTATAATGAGTCTGATGTTCGTCAATTGCAGTTGATGATGGACGGTATGTGGAGAATTATTCAAAAAAAGCAGTCTGAAGACGATTTGCGAAAAAGTGAAGAAAGATACCGGCTGTTGGCTGATAATGCAACCGATGGTATTTGTATAATGCAGCTTTCCAATTTATTTTTGTCTTATGCCAGTCCTTCCATGGAAAGGATTCTGGGATATACATGCGAGGAAATTCTTGAACTGGATATCGAATATTTCATGACTCAAACATCCTTTGAAAAAGTATCTGCAGCCATAGCCGAAGAATTGGAAAAAGAGGAAAAAGAAGGGATTGATACCAACCGGTACAAGATCATTGAGCTGGAGCAGATAAGAAAAAACGGATCAAAAGTCTGGACAGAGGTGACGGCAAGTTTTTTAAGGGATAAAAACGGAAAACCGGACAGGGTATTGGGAGTTACCCGTGATATTTCCAAACGCAAGAACCTGGAGCATAAATTCCAGCAGGCTCAGAAAATGGAAGCCATCGGGACTTTGGCCGGTGGAATTGCCCATGATTTTAATAATATTCTGTCTTCTGTTATGGGTTTTACGGAATTGGTAAAATTGGGTTGCATTAAGGATGAGGAGACAAAAAAGAACCTGGATCAGGTTCTTGCAGCCGGTATGAGGGCCAGGGATCTGGTCAGGCATATATTGACATTCAGCCGCAGGGCGGATGTTCAAAAAGATTTGATACAGATAACGCCCTTGATCAAGGAATGCCTGAAGTTTTTAAGAGCTTCGGTGCCTGTGAACATAGAGATCAGACATCATTTTGACGTAACAGACGGAATTGTGATGGCAGATCCTACACAGATTCACCAGGTTCTCATGAATTTTTTTACAAATGCGGCCTATGCAATGAAAGAAAAGGGCGGCGTATTGGAAGTTCGGCTCAAATCAATTGAAATTTTGAACCATGAAATTCTCCAGGCAAAAGAATTAAAACCGGGCCGTTATCTTCAATTGGCGATTTCCGACACGGGATGTGGTATTCCAAAAGAGTTGATTGAAAGGATTTTTGAACCCTTTTTTACAACCAAAGGACGAATTGAAGGAACTGGAATGGGCTTGTCAACAGCTTATGGTATCATCAAGGACATGGGGGGTGCCATTTCGACCTACAGTGAAATTGGTATGGGAACAACCTTCCAGTTGATAATTCCGGAACATCCTGGAGAATCCGTAACAAGTACTGAGTCCGCTGATTTTTTCCTCATGAAAGGCAGTGGCAGAATCCTTTTGGTCGACGATGAAGAGTCGATTGTTGACTGGACCCGGCAGGTGCTTTTAAAACTCGGTTATGAAGTAATCGGTATGAGCAACAGCCTGGAAACCCTTGAAAAATTCAAACAAAGCCCCAATGATTATGATCTTGTATTAACGGATATGGCAATGCCCCGTATGACAGGTCTTGAACTATCAAAACAGATGATATCAATAAGGCCTGATATTCCTATTATTCTGTGTACGGGATTCAGCGAAGGGTTGACATCGGAAACGATTAAAGATAACGGTATTTTGGATATGATTATGAAACCCATGATCGCCAGCGAACTTGCCCGGGCGGTCAGCAAGGCTTTGAAGATAGAAGCTTGAACAGTGAAGCCCATGATTAATGTATTGATAATTGATGATGATCCCAAGATTTGTTTGCTTTTCAGTAAGCTGCTTAAGCAGATGGGGCATGAAGCTTATGTTGCCAGTACCATGAAAGAAGGTCTTGTTCTTTGTAATAATGAGTGTTTTGACCTTGTTCTTCTGGATCTGGAACTTCCCGACGGGAACGGATTGCAGATACTGCCTGAGCTGATGAAGACCGATTCCGAACCTGAGGTTATTATTATCACGGGAACAGGGGATGCCAGGGGGGCTCAAATGGCCTTTAAAAGCGGTGCATGGGATTATGTGCAAAAACCTTTTCTTTTGGACGAGGTTTCGCTTCCCATAACCCGGGCTCTTCAGTACCGCAGGGAAAAACAGACTGAAAAAACACCGGTTTCCCTGGTTCGGTCGCATATTATAGGAGAGTCCGATGTTATTCATAAATGCCTGGAAGATGTTGCGATGGCAGCGGGTAGCGATGCCAGCGTTCTGATTACCGGTGAGACAGGAACCGGCAAGGAGTTGTTTGCCAGGGCCATCCATGAAAACAGTAAAAGAGCATCAAAGCCTTTTATTGCGGTGGATTGCGGGGCTTTGCCTGAAACATTGGTGGAAAGTACCCTGTTCGGTCATGAAAAAGGTTCATTCACGGGCGCACAAACACGACAGGATGGTCTTATTGTACAGGCCCATGGCGGGACTCTTATGCTGGATGAAGTGGGGGATCTGCCGTTAAAGGTTCAAAAATCTTTTTTGCGGACTCTTCAGGAGAGGCGTGTGCGCCTGATAGGCGGTAAATCTGAAAAACATGTGGATTTCAGGCTGGTTGCAGCAACCAATCTGGATCTTGATAAGATGGTTAAAGAAAAAATTTTCCGGGCAGATCTGTTATATAGAATTCGTGCCATGGAAATCAAACTGCCTTCTCTGCGGGAACGGGAGAATGATATCGAAGAAATTACCATTAAAAAAACATATGAACTTGCCCGGCGATATGACATTGAAACAAAAGCCATATCCCCGGAATTTTTTAAAACCCTTGCCGCACAAAACTGGCCTGGAAATGTGCGTGAATTGATAAATGTTTTAGAATATGCGCTGGCTTCCGCAGGACAGGATCCCACATTGTTCCCCAAACATCTTCCTCCGGAGTACCGGACAGCCGGGTTGGAGTTTGATGCGGTTCCGGCAAAAAAATCAATTCAACTGCCTGTTGGTGATCTGGGTGCCGGGGATGATCTTCCCACGCTGAAGGATTATCGAACCAGTATTGAAAAAGAGTATTTAAAGCAGTTGTTGAAACGGGTTAATGGAGACAGGGAAAAGGCAAATAAAATTTCCGGAATTTCTCAGTCCCGTTTATATGGCCTTCTAAAAAAGCATAACCTGTCAGGCTTTGGTTCTTCTTGATTATACTGGTTTTGTAATCATTTCATAATCCAATAATATTTTTTTATATTAAAGTCCTGGTAATTCCAATCGTGACTTTCATTTTTTTTTGCGGGCAAATCCGGTCGAAAAACCAGGTCTGCCCGCAGCGGGCATTTCATATTCCTGAAAATAGGAATGATATTGTTCCTGTTTTTAGGAATATGTCGTTATGTTTTATCTCCATTTTTATCTTTAAAATTATAACATTCTGTTATTAAAGCTAAAAAATCATATATAAAATTATGGTACATTTTCTGCAGATAATAATTATCATCATCATTAAACATGAAAGGCCTTATTATTAATAAAAAAGGAATAGGGTAGGTGGATGAGGAATGAAAACAGTCTTGTATGCAAACAAACTGGAGAATATTGGAGGAATGCTCGAAGATATTATCCACGAACAAGTTCCTGGAATAAAAGTTGAAGTCTGTAATTCAATTGACGGTTTATCGCAAAAATTTCGGCAGTTGTTGAATAACGTATCAGTTGTTATTCTTCTGGTTGCCTTCAGAGATGAACTGGTTCAATTGAATTACATGAGTCCGCTTTTTGAAAATACCCGGGTCGTTCTGATTTTGCCTGATAGAAGGAAGGATACGCTTGCATTGGGGTTTAGATTGAAAACAAGTTTTGTCAGTTATATTGACAGCGATTTGCAAGATGTTGCCTCTGTTTTGAGACAAATATTGAAAAAAGCAAAGGAGAAAATGCAAAATGGCTGAATCACAAGAAACAATGAACCAGTCGTTAAGGGCCATGGATGAACGGGAAGGGAAATACCTGAGCTTATCCGGTTACATTCATGTAGGCTGTGTGGTGGATGCAGTGTCAGATGTTTTAAATATAAGTTCCCTGGATATTGAAGATATCCCTGATTTCAGTGTTGGTCTTGATTCCTCTTCTATCCTGGGGAAGGCCAAAATAGAAGGAGGTGTTAAAATTTTACCGGATATAGACCATGTGTTGAGTATAAACAAATTATCATCTTCAAGTCAGACGGCGTATTAAAATTAAGGATAACATTGAATTTAAATTCAAATTTTAAAAGGAGAACAATAAAAATGAAAAAAAGGTCCCTTAAATTCAAACTTATTTTTGGCGGCGTTTTGTCTGTTATCCTTCCATTGGCATTGGTAGGATACATTTCAATCAACAAATCATCAAGCGCATTGGTTTCAATTGCAAAAGGGCAGGCCGCACAAATAGCATTAGATTTGGCTGCCATGACGGATGTGGCTGTTGAGCAGGAAATCAAGCTGGTAAAGACATTGGCTCTTGAGCCGCTTGTTGTGGATGCAGCAGGCAAGGTTTTGGAAGTAGGAATAGACTCTGCCGGGACAGAATTGAAGGCACTGGATAGTTTTTTTTTAAAGGTTTATGAACAGATCGGC belongs to Desulfobacula toluolica Tol2 and includes:
- a CDS encoding sigma-54-dependent transcriptional regulator; translated protein: MINVLIIDDDPKICLLFSKLLKQMGHEAYVASTMKEGLVLCNNECFDLVLLDLELPDGNGLQILPELMKTDSEPEVIIITGTGDARGAQMAFKSGAWDYVQKPFLLDEVSLPITRALQYRREKQTEKTPVSLVRSHIIGESDVIHKCLEDVAMAAGSDASVLITGETGTGKELFARAIHENSKRASKPFIAVDCGALPETLVESTLFGHEKGSFTGAQTRQDGLIVQAHGGTLMLDEVGDLPLKVQKSFLRTLQERRVRLIGGKSEKHVDFRLVAATNLDLDKMVKEKIFRADLLYRIRAMEIKLPSLRERENDIEEITIKKTYELARRYDIETKAISPEFFKTLAAQNWPGNVRELINVLEYALASAGQDPTLFPKHLPPEYRTAGLEFDAVPAKKSIQLPVGDLGAGDDLPTLKDYRTSIEKEYLKQLLKRVNGDREKANKISGISQSRLYGLLKKHNLSGFGSS
- a CDS encoding chemotaxis protein CheW; amino-acid sequence: MAESQETMNQSLRAMDEREGKYLSLSGYIHVGCVVDAVSDVLNISSLDIEDIPDFSVGLDSSSILGKAKIEGGVKILPDIDHVLSINKLSSSSQTAY
- a CDS encoding cache domain-containing protein; translation: MIENRTSDKFIKKKALSSSLRIIIPLYATYVLFVLSVFLVFIPNEKKHMMNLKKEIIRELTVTAWSLLSEYDQRVRQGELSIETAEQSAIRQIRNLRYGPEGKDYFWIVDMQHRVIMHPYMPELEGKDQVNSTDSNGKYIFAEFVNTVKMKGSGYVEYVWQWKDDSKKVGPKVSYVSGFLPWSWIIGTGIYLEDVRMEIDTTIQGFVKIFTGVLAIIILLSFYITWQAFKVDKKKILAEKAKHFEELRLKKLLELSQMSNASLRELTGFALEQAIKLTQSDIGYLAFLNDDETQLTMHTWSEETMKQCEIIDKKLVYQVDEIGMWGEAARRRKTVIINDYDNLKSPAKKGYPHGHVKISRMMSIPICDNEKIVALAGVGNKHENYNESDVRQLQLMMDGMWRIIQKKQSEDDLRKSEERYRLLADNATDGICIMQLSNLFLSYASPSMERILGYTCEEILELDIEYFMTQTSFEKVSAAIAEELEKEEKEGIDTNRYKIIELEQIRKNGSKVWTEVTASFLRDKNGKPDRVLGVTRDISKRKNLEHKFQQAQKMEAIGTLAGGIAHDFNNILSSVMGFTELVKLGCIKDEETKKNLDQVLAAGMRARDLVRHILTFSRRADVQKDLIQITPLIKECLKFLRASVPVNIEIRHHFDVTDGIVMADPTQIHQVLMNFFTNAAYAMKEKGGVLEVRLKSIEILNHEILQAKELKPGRYLQLAISDTGCGIPKELIERIFEPFFTTKGRIEGTGMGLSTAYGIIKDMGGAISTYSEIGMGTTFQLIIPEHPGESVTSTESADFFLMKGSGRILLVDDEESIVDWTRQVLLKLGYEVIGMSNSLETLEKFKQSPNDYDLVLTDMAMPRMTGLELSKQMISIRPDIPIILCTGFSEGLTSETIKDNGILDMIMKPMIASELARAVSKALKIEA